A region from the Myripristis murdjan chromosome 23, fMyrMur1.1, whole genome shotgun sequence genome encodes:
- the ttll1 gene encoding polyglutamylase complex subunit TTLL1, with the protein MAGKVKWVTDIEKSVLINNFEKRGWIQVTDTEDWNFYWMSIQTIRNVFSVDTGYRLSDDQMVNHFPNHYELTRKDLMIKNIKRYRKELEKEGSPLAEKDENGKYIYLDFVPVTFMLPADYNLFVEEFRKSPSSTWIMKPCGKAQGKGIFLINKLSQIKKWSRDSRTSTFVAASSGKEAYVISLYIDNPLLIGGKKFDLRLYVLVTTYRPLKCYMYKLGFCRFCTVKYTPSTSELDNMFVHLTNVAIQKHGDDYNHVHGGKWTVSNLRLYLESTRGKEVTSRLFDQIHWIMVQSLKAVAPVMNNDKHCFECYGYDIIIDDKLKPWLIEVNASPSLTSSTANDRILKYNLINDTLNIVIPNGDIPDCRWNRSPPREALGNYQVLYDEEQALSENAERDLRSRSGQSLGSKGTKGGAGPRPTAATWK; encoded by the exons ATGGCTGGTAAGGTGAAGTGGGTGACAGATATTGAGAAATCGGTGCTCATCAACAACTTTGAGAAGAGAGGATGGATTCAagtcacagacacagaggacTGGAATTTCTACTG GATGAGCATCCAGACCATCAGGAATGTGTTCAGTGTGGACACCGGCTACCGCCTGTCAGATGACCAGATGGTTAACCACTTTCCCAACCACTATGAGCTGACCAGGAAGGACCTGATGATCAAGAACATCAAGCGCTACCGTAAAGAGCTGGAGAAGGAAGGCAGCCCGTTGGCAGAGAAGGATGAGAACGGCAAATACATTTACCTAG ATTTTGTCCCCGTGACGTTCATGCTGCCCGCGGATTATAATCTGTTTGTGGAGGAGTTCAGGAAGAGTCCGTCCAGCACCTGGATCATGAAGCCCTGTGGCAAGGCGCAGGGCAAAGGCATCTTCCTCATCAACAAACTGTCCCAGATCAAGAAGTGGTCCAGAGACAGCCGCACCTCCAC GTTTGTTGCAGCCTCCAGTGGCAAGGAGGCGTACGTCATCTCCCTGTACATCGACAATCCACTGCTGATAGGAGGGAAGAAGTTTGACCTGCGTCTCTACGTTCTGGTCACCACCTACCGGCCTCTCAAATGCTACAT GTACAAGCTGGGCTTCTGCAGGTTCTGCACAGTGAAGTACACGCCCAGCACCAGTGAGCTGGACAACATGTTTGTGCACCTCACTAATGTGGCCATCCAAAAACATGGG gatGACTACAATCATGTCCATGGAGGCAAGTGGACGGTCAGTAACCTGCGTTTGTACCTGGAGAGCACCAGGGGGAAGGAAGTCACCAGCCGCCTGTTCGACCAGATCCACTGGATCATGGTGCAGTCGCTTAAGGCCGTGGCT CCTGTGATGAACAACGACAAGCACTGTTTTGAGTGCTATGGGTATGACATCATTATCGATGACAAGCTCAAGCCATGGCTCATTGAG GTCAATGCTTCTCCTTCACTGACCTCCAGCACAGCCAACGACCGCATCCTGAAGTACAACCTCATCAACGACACCCTCAACATCGTCATACCCAACGGGGACATCCCAGACTGCCGCTGGAATCGCAGCCCGCCCCGAGAGGCCCTGGGCAACTACCAAGTGCT
- the mcat gene encoding malonyl-CoA-acyl carrier protein transacylase, mitochondrial gives MLSSLAVSMRVLSGAGVRTLLSLSRGLSGGQPGSRDGAQPPAQTAAPVPDDEPSLEEGRPRRNPRDCSVLLFPGQGSQFVGMGRGLLKYPNVREMFSVAQKILGYDLLALCLEGPEQDLARTVHCQPAVFVASLAAVERLNHENPKAVEMCVAAAGFSVGEFAALVFSGAMEFAEALYAVKVRAEAMQKASELVPSGMLSVIGRPQAHYKYACLQAKEHCKGLGIQEPVCTVANYLFPDGRVIAGHQEALDFLQQNMRRLQFMRAKPLPVSGAFHTELMAPAVEPLRDVLRQVEVRRPEISVYSNVDGKRYMHDGHVRRQLVKQLVSPVKWEQTLHEIYERTQGQSFPHTYEVGPGKQLGATLQRCNRKAFQNYTHVDVTISED, from the exons ATGCTTTCATCGTTGGCTGTCAGCATGAGGGTTTTGTCCGGAGCCGGGGTCAGGACGCTGCTCTCCCTGAGCAGGGGACTGTCCGGCGGACAGCCTGGCTCCCGGGACGGGGCTCAGCCCCCGGCCCAGACCGCCGCTCCAGTGCCGGACGACGAGCCGTCGCTGGAGGAGGGGAGACCCAGAAGAAACCCCAGAGACTGCTCGGTGCTCCTCTTCCCGGGCCAGGGCAGCCAGTTTGTGGGCATGGGCCGCGGGCTTTTGAAATACCCAAACGTCAGAGAAATGTTCTCTGTCGCCCAGAAGATCCTGGGCTACGACCTGCTGGCCCTGTGCCTGGAGGGCCCCGAGCAGGACCTGGCCAGGACGGTGCACTGCCAGCCCGCCGTGTTTGTCGCCTCACTGGCGGCGGTGGAGAGGCTGAACCACGAGAACCCCAAG GCTGTTGAgatgtgtgttgctgctgcaggttTCAGTGTTGGGGAATTTGCTGCCCTGGTGTTTTCTGGTGCCATGGAGTTTGCAGAAG CTTTGTATGCGGTGAAGGTGCGGGCGGAGGCCATGCAGAAAGCTTCGGAGCTGGTTCCCAGTGGGATGCTGTCGGTCATCGGTCGGCCCCAGGCCCACTACAAATACGCATGTCTGCAGGCTAAAGAGCACTGCAAGGGCCTGGGCATCCAGGAGCCCGTCTGCACTGTGGCCAATTACCTGTTTCCTGATGGCAGGGTCATCGCAGGGCACCAAGAG GCGCTGGATTTCCTCCAGCAGAACATGCGGCGTCTCCAGTTCATGAGGGCCAAGCCGCTCCCGGTGAGCGGGGCCTTCCACACGGAGCTGATGGCGCCCGCTGTCGAGCCCCTCAGGGATGTCCTCAGGCAGGTGGAG GTGCGTCGTCCAGAGATCAGCGTGTACTCAAACGTGGACGGCAAGCGCTACATGCACGACGGGCACGTGCGCAGGCAGCTGGTGAAGCAGCTGGTGTCGCCTGTGAAGTGGGAGCAGACTCTGCACGAGATCTACGAGAGGACGCAGGGACAGAGCTTCCCTCACACCTACGAGGTCGGCCCGGGAAAACAGCTCGGCGCCACGCTCCAGAGGTGCAACAGGAAGGCCTTCCAGAATTACACACATGTGGACGTCACCATTTCTGAGGACTAA
- the LOC115355495 gene encoding tetraspanin-7-like — translation MSSALPYDSLPARLSPSRRALDWEREQLAVRRLSSPRGLDLLTPPSLPRRPSAIPGYLLPPYQEQQDQLQQQQQRLSLSVGSEASLAPPVVPPVGAAPPCCRPVGVMHLLRLGLLAFSCVFWAAGLAIFTLGVWAQASLADYMLLSANRYPNAPLILLSTGAAVTAWGFLGCLGVAANLPCLLRAYGFFQLAALIGGLAAGLSGLFYREDIAEGFRSGLQRAVTGYAEDEGRADALDSLQRALECCGAEGWRDWLTSEWAIRDAAFSPVGNGTLVSLPDSCCMRRKGCRNRLLLPEDSEGVAAAGIHPHGCFRKVFSFVNDNVFHIAATVLGLAFTQIGGIALACLLANRLVPRPPRPVVAH, via the coding sequence ATGAGCTCTGCACTACCTTACGACTCCCTGCCCGCTCGGCTCAGTCCCAGCAGACGAGCCTTGGACTGGGAACGCGAGCAGCTAGCAGTACGAAGACTGTCTTCTCCAAGGGGGCTTGACCTCCtcactcctccttctcttcctcgaCGACCCTCGGCGATCCCAGGTTACCTGCTCCCACCCTACCAAGAACAGCAGgaccagctccagcagcagcagcagcgtctgtCCTTGTCCGTGGGCTCAGAAGCCTCCCTGGCGCCCCCTGTTGTCCCACCTGTGGGTGCTGCCCCACCCTGCTGCCGCCCCGTGGGAGTCATGCATCTTCTGCGCCTGGGTCTCCTGGCCTTCAGCTGTGTCTTTTGGGCAGCTGGCTTGGCCATCTTCACCCTGGGTGTATGGGCACAAGCTTCATTGGCAGACTACATGCTGCTGTCTGCCAATCGCTACCCCAACGCCCCACTCATCCTCCTGTCTACCGGGGCAGCCGTCACCGCCTGGGGCTTCCTGGGATGTCTGGGAGTGGCTGCCAACTTGCCTTGTTTGCTGAGGGCTTATGGTTTCTTTCAGCTGGCTGCGCTCATTGGTGGCTTGGCGGCTGGACTCTCTGGCCTCTTCTATCGTGAAGACATTGCTGAAGGATTTCGCAGTGGGTTGCAGCGGGCGGTGACAGGCTACGCAGAGGACGAAGGCCGTGCTGATGCTCTCGACAGCCTACAGAGGGCCCTGGAGTGTTGTGGAGCCGAGGGTTGGCGCGACTGGCTCACCTCTGAATGGGCCATCCGGGACGCAGCGTTCTCGCCCGTGGGGAATGGTACGTTGGTGTCTCTGCCGGACAGCTGCTGCATGAGGCGCAAGGGCTGCAGGAACCGACTGCTACTACCAGAGGACAGTGAAGGAGTGGCGGCTGCAGGAATCCATCCCCATGGCTGCTTTCGGAAAGTCTTCAGTTTCGTCAATGACAACGTCTTCCACATTGCTGCCACTGTGCTGGGATTGGCCTTCACCCAAATAGGAGGCATTGCCCTAGCTTGTCTACTGGCCAACAGATTGGTGCCAAGACCCCCTCGGCCTGTAGTGGCACATTAA
- the def6c gene encoding differentially expressed in FDCP 6, with translation MDLKSELLKSIWYAFTSLDVEKCGKVSKSQLKVLSHNLYTVLNIPHDPVALEEHFQDDDDGPVSNHGYMPYLNKYILDKVKEGTFDKEKFDDLCWMMTMKKNYRGRPEKGLLSERDCFKVFCLFNLLSEDRYPLVMIPEEMEYLLKKLSTAMSQEWDGRPLEGLISQDASVREEGVSVWTFLEHMGAGRLLQVTSAEAFSLALDEVFLEMYHSVLKRGYMWKKGHMRRNWTERWFVLKPSSMAYYVSEDLKDKRGEIQLDKSCIIEAIPDREGKRCLFCVKTQNKTYEMSASDQRQKVEWTQAIQTALRLQSEGKSSLHQELKLKRRVQRDQSQRERSLSARSSCSSQSDDLNTQELEKEKERQEQEIESIIQHARELETQRREAEERERRRQKEVQKELERQLKEAEMLRDSMQIEMEEKEKEAEQQKKRIQELELTQHKLEAALNMEIQARLEEERARQELERLLQAEEEKKKQCQLLQEQQRALRSLSPTEEAADGGMEEQKDAPSALHSASQELQDLRASRQRSHQRLEEVQEKLRNASQHVRHWNVQLNRLMTPINPGDRLEHRLSSKRLCPKKEGALASNEFISKYKTRAGEESAEDSEGLEGQMEAARLSDDSDGSKENSNGQI, from the exons ATGGACCTGAAATCCGAGCTGCTCAAGTCCATCTGGTACGCTTTCACGTCGCTGGACGTCGAGAAGTGCGGCAAAGTGTCCAAATCGCAGTTGAAG GTACTGTCCCACAACCTGTACACAGTGCTGAACATCCCACACGACCCCGTGGCTCTGGAGGAGCACTTCCAGGACGATGATGATGGACCGGTGTCAAACCACGGCTACATGCCCTACCTCAATAAATACATACTGGATAAG GTCAAAGAGGGGACATTCGACAAGGAGAAGTTTGATGACCTGTGCTGGATGATGACCATGAAGAAGAACTACCGGGGCCGACCAGAGAAGGGGCTGCTATCCGAGAGAGACTGTTTCAAGGTCTTCTGTCTGTTCAACCTCCTGTCTGAGGACCGCTACCCACTGGTGATGATACCAGAGGAG ATGGAATACCTCCTGAAGAAACTTTCCACTGCAATGAGCCAGGAGTGGGATGGGAGGCCATTGGAGGGCTTAATATCCCAGGATGCCTCAGTGCGGGAGGAGGGTGTGTCTGTATGGACCTTCCTGGAGCACATGGGTGCTGGCCGACTGCTGCAGGTCACCAGTGCCGAGGCCTTCAGTCTGGCCTTGGACGAGGTCTTTCTAGAGATGTACCACAGTGTCCTGAAGAGG GGTTACATGTGGAAAAAGGGGCATATGCGTAGGAACTGGACTGAGCGTTGGTTCGTGCTGAAGCCTTCCTCCATGGCTTACTATGTCAGCGAGGACCTAAAGGACAAGAGGGGAGAGATCCAGCTGGATAAGAGCTGTATCATAGAG GCTATCCCAGATCGGGAGGGGAAGCGCTGTCTGTTCTGTGTGAAAACCCAAAATAAAACCTATGAGATGAGCGCCTCGGACCAGAGACAGAAGGTGGAGTGGACTCAAG CCATTCAGACAGCCCTCCGTCTCCAGAGTGAAGGCAAGTCCTCCCTTCACCAGGAACTGAAGCTGAAGAGGCGGGTCCAGCGGGACCAAAGCCAACGAGAGCGCAGCCTGAGTGCccgcagcagctgcagcagccaatcagacgacTTAAATACCCAAgagctggagaaagagaaggagcgGCAGGAGCAGGAGATAGAAAGCATCATCCag CATGCACGGGAACTGGAAACCCAGCGAAGggaggcagaagagagagagaggaggagacagaaggaggtgcagaaggagctggagagacagctgaaagaggcagagatg TTGAGGGACAGCATGCAAatagagatggaggagaaggagaaggaggctgagcaacagaagaagaggatACAGGAGCTGGAGCTGACTCAGCATAAACTGGAGGCTGCTCTCAACATGGAGATCCAGGcccggctggaggaggagagggccaggcaggagctggagag GTTGCTGCAGgctgaagaggagaagaagaagcagtgcCAGCTTCTCCAGGAGCAGCAAAGGGCCCTGCGGAGTCTCAGCCCCACCGAGGAGGCTGCAGATGGAGGTATGGAGGAGCAGAAGGATGCCCCTTCAGCCCTCCACTCAGCCTCGCAGGAGCTCCAGGATCTTCGCGCGTCTCGCCAGAGGAGCCACCAGCGCctggag GAGgttcaggagaagctgaggaaTGCCAGTCAACACGTACGGCACTGGAACGTCCAGCTGAACCGCCTGATGACGCCCATCAATCCTggag atcgATTGGAGCATCGGCTGTCATCAAAACGCCTGTGTCCGAAAAAGGAAGGCGCACTGGCCAGTAATGAGTTCATCTCCAAATACAAGACAAGAGCCGGTGAAGAATCAGCGGAGGACAGCGAGGGACTGGAGGGACAGATGGAGGCCGCCAGACTGTCGGACGACTCGGATGGATCAAAGGAAAATTCCAATGGACAAATTTGA